TTTTTAATTCTCCCGCAGAGTGGGATCGTTTTATGCGTTTTATGGAACGTTACGGTAGCGAAAACGGTCTAGAATTTACTAAATCTTCCTGATTTTACCCTTAGCTTCTGGCAATCTGTCAAAAAACCCGCATTCAGGATCGATGCGGGTAGAAGTGAAAAATCAGAGGAAAAAGCTATTTAACTCCCAACAATTCCACATCGAAAAGTAAAGTCGCGTTGGGAGGAATTACCCCACCGGCACCCCGCGCACCATAACCCAATTCTGGGGGGATAATTAAGGTACGCTGTCCACCGACTTTCATCGATGCGACTCCTTCATCCCATCCTTTGATCACTTGACCCACTCCAATGGTAAAGGTAAAAGGTTGATTGCGATCCTTGGAACTATCGAATTTTTTGCCGTCTGTGAGGGTTCCCGTGTAGTGAACAGTCACTTTTTGACCTTTTTGGGGAGTTTCTCCAGTTCCTTCCACGATATCGATGTATTTTAGTCCCGAATCGGTGGTAACTGCTTGATCTAAATCCATGGAGATGATTTCCTTATTAATAGTTTGAGTGATAGCGGGTGGATCGATTTCTGCGGCGATCGCATTGGTTTTTTCCCCTCCACCAAAGAGGGAAGCAACGATTAAAAATAAGCCACAAACCGCAATAATAGCAAAACTGAGCAAGATTTCGCGCATTGATTTCATAGTTCCCTAACGCCAGAGTTTATTCTCTAAGTCTCTCACCTGCCGTTCTAATCTATCAATCCTTCCTCGCAGTTCGTCCATTTCCGATTGTCGGGGAACCCCTAAATCCCGCAAGATCTGGCGAATATAGCGTTCTAAGTTATTCTCGAAGTTTCCCTGTTCGGACTTCATCTGTGTCATCAGATCATCGACAAAGTTTTTAGCCTGATCGGAATTGATTTTACCGTCTTTTACTAATTCATCGCTCACTTCTTTGATCTTTTCTGCCACCATGGAAGTAGTGCCAATACCCATCAGCAGCAATTGTTTAATCCAGTCGCTATTATCCATTGTTTTCACACTTTTCAAGGAGACGGGGATAAAAATATCCCTATTCCATTATGGACTTTTGCGGCGGTAACGGCAGAGCGATCGAGCAGATAACCCCCTAAGGTTATTCCAGTGGAACTCCCCCCATCTAGGTTTAAACCGTCTGTTGCCGCCATTAACAGCAAAATTCGAGCTAATTCGCCTAAAGTTGCCCCCCTTCCCCCGACGCGATTATGGATAGCAACTAGCAGAATTTTTCCTTCTCGGCTAACTGCGATCGCACTGCGGGAAGCTTGTTGATTTTGGAATGCCGGACTAAATTTTTCGGCATTTCCATCTAAAACTATGCGCCCATTCTGCAATAATAGGGGGCCAGCACCTAAAATCTGAGGATAATTGGCAAAATCCCTCGGTAGGGTGACGCTATCGAGGTTGACTGTCTCACCAATATTTAAATTAATATCTGTCTTTCGGCAGATGACTAAATAGCCATTTTCTGGTACTTCTATACTATCCTGTGGCAAAAGATTATTTAATTTCTCCGTCACGCGATCGCCTTGGACGACTAACCCAGTTTCCCGCTCGGTGAGGGGATGATAATTACTTCCCCAATCGCGAGTATAACGACTGCAGCCGGCTGTTAGGAAGGCACTATTTAACTGGGTTAGGGGAAAACGTTGTCCGGTGGCAGTAATGAGAGTTTCCTCTAAACTGAGGCGATCGATCCTGATTTTACCACGATTATCCCATGCGATCGCTCCTCGGTTTAAAATTGGTCCGGATAACCATTTGCCATCCACACGAATTGCTCCCAAAGGTAACTGATTATTACGATTAAAAAAGCCGCCATTAATCATCGCTACTGCGTTACTTTCGCTATTAATCGTGATCAGGGGATTAGTGCCGCGCATTGAGGTGGAATTAGCGGTAATTGGTTTAATAGTTATCTGAGGATTTCTAGGATCGATTTCTAACCAAGTCACGGGAAACCAATCTTTGTCTAACTGGATATATTTTTGATTCCAGATTAACCCTGGTTGCCAAACAATGCGCTTTTCATCCATAGCATCGGGACGAGAATCAATGATAATTCGGGGAGGATTAGCCACACTGCTGATCTGTAATCCGTAGGCAGTGGGAAGGTTAATTTTTAAACGACTGATCACTCCATTATTTTCTAAGGAAGTGATCTGAGTGGCTAAGTTATTATTGGAGTTGCCTAGATCATCTTCATCGTTATTTTGATTACTGTTGCTGATAGTTTGGGGTTGAAACCTAGAGACGAGCGATTGCTGGGCATTTCCTTCTAGGGTAATCACAGCTTCATTTTTTGCCTGACTAACTTGCCAAAAGGTCGGGCGATCAAGTTGAATAATAATCCTTTGTACTGCTCCATAATTTTCTAGCTGAATATCTTGAATCTGGGGAGCAGGAAAGTTAATAGTTAAACTATCGCCATTAATAGTGGTTGTTGCCCCCATTTTTAGTAAAATATCCGTAACATCCAGCCAGCGATCGGAATTGATCAAATTAGCTGATAAAGTTTGTAAATTAAACCAGTTTATCGGTTGCTTTTTTGGATCATTTGTGCTAAGAAAATCCATGCCAAATAATTGTCTTGATCCCGTGTCACTCATGGCGATTCTGGTACTATTTGCTGTTGTCCACTGTCGCCAAGAAACGGGCAAAGAACGACCATTAAGAATAATTTTTTTTCCCTGTTGCTGGTTTGATAAATCCCTAGCAGCTAAAGTTATTGGTGATCTATGATCGGCTAAAGATATAGCTGGACTGCCGATAATTATCAAGGAAGTTACCGTTAAACAGATAGATGATAAAGTCAGGTAATTTAACTGCATAATTATCCCCCTAAATCACCTGAGTTAAGATGATAAAGAGCAATGATTTTTTCCGTGACTTCTGTAATAGTGAGATGATCGGTATTAACTTCGATCGCATCTGTGGCTTTTCGCAGGGGTGCTAGGGAGCGATTACTATCCAAATAATCCCTTTTTTCAATCTCTTGGGTTAATTCTGCGAGACTAATACCTCCATTTCCCTGCGCTTCTAAGTCTTTTAATCTCCTTCTGGCTCTTTCTTCGGGTGTCGCTGTCAAGAAAATCTTTAATTCCGCTTCTGGGAAAACATTAGTACCAATATCTCGACCTTCCACAACTATTCCCCCCGACATTCCCATCTGTCTTTGCAGGGTGACTAACTGCTGTCGCACCGCTTTTTGAGCGGCAATTCTGGACACTTGCGAGGTAATTGCGGGAGAGCGAATCTCTAAAGTCACATCCTGCCCGTTAATCTTCACTATAGTCACATTTTCGGGACTATCGGCCGGAATTATTTCTATCTTCGCTAAAGATAATAACTCGGCGATGGCCGCTTCTGCGGACAAATCCAGACCGGAATTCACCACCAACCATGTCACCGCACGATACATCGCACCGGTATCGAGATAGGTTAACCCCAATTTTTCCGCTACTAAGCGCGTTACCGTCGATTTTCCCGCTCCAGCAGGTCCATCAATAGCGATAACTGCCCGACGTTGACGCAAGATAATATTATCAATTAAACGGGTTTGACCGATCGATCCAGCGATCGCTAACAAGCCACCTGTCTCGATCTGCTCGATCGGTTGTAAACTCTGGGGATGGACTAAATCCAGATACTGAGGGCGAAATTCTGGCACTCTGTCGAGATTTTTTTGCACAATAGCCAGTAGTTTTTCCCTTTGTCTTTCCCCTAAACGAAAACTTTCGAGAGCTAATTGCAAACTTTGGGCGATAATTGTCGCTTTTTCCCTTTCTGTGGCCGATAGATACTGATTGCGAGAACTAACTGCTAATCCCGATGTTTCTCGCACTGTAGCACAAGCGCGAATCTCGATCGCTAAATTTAAATCCCTGACTAATTGCCGGATAATCGCTAACTGTTGGGCATCCTTTTCGCCAAAATAGGCGATCGTCGGTGCAATTATATTAAACAACCGCGTGACAATTGTGGCTACTCCCTGAAAATGCCCCGGACGAAAAGCACTACATAACCCGCTAGTCAGAGAAATCGGGGGAACAACTGCGGTTATCTCCTCAGAATTACCAATTCCTAAAGTTTCCGCACTGGGAGCAAAAATAGCAGCAACTCCCAAAGATTCACACAATTGGCGATCGCTGTCAAGGCTGCGGGGATAGCGAGAAAAATCCTCTGTGGGGCCAAATTGTAGAGGATTAACAAAAATACTGACCACCGTTACCTCCGCTTCCGTCACTGCGCGTCGAATTAGACTAGCATGACCTTTATGGAGAGCGCCCATGGTTGGCACGAGGGCAATACTATGATCATGGCGATAATCAGCCAAAAAAGTGCGTAAACCGGGGATTGTTGTGAATATTTGCACAGGGTTCACTCCTTTAATAGCCTATTCCACTACTATTCGCCAGGGGATGCTGCCCGATGATCAATTCGGCTGCTTCCGGGGAATCGGCTTTAAATAATAACATCCCATCGCCTCTTTCTGTCCAATAACTCGTTTTTTGCCTCCTGTCGGCTCTCTTGGGTTTGGTGGGTAAAATGTATTTTATAAGATATATTCCCGCCAGCGAGCGACTGGAACGAACCACAAAGACACAAAGGACACAAAGATTGATCGGTTCTATATAAGTTAAACTGATCACACAAAGAATAAGAGAGGCTCCTGTGCTGTCTCGGTTGACCGCTGCATATATGCTTGTTTAACAAACCGGGGCATAATTTTTTTCAGGACAATGACGGGTGAGCAGCCCGACAATTCTATAGATTAATGGCAAAAAAGACTTGACAAAATCCCTCGATTTGACCTATACTTTTTATTATAATGGGAATCCGTGCCGAAATATATATATAAGCCTTTTTAGTTCTGCTCATAGTAGGGTTGATTCATGAATCAACCCTACCCCACTTCGGGGGGGTGGGGGAAAATGGTTATTAGCTTCCCCACACCTGGCCCCGACGAAAAACTTTAGTATAATCAAGAACAGTGAGTATTTATTAGCTTTTCTGTCTAAGATTGATGTTAAAGGCTGTTCTGTTCGATTTTAATGGGGTGATCATCAATGATGAACCAATCCATCAAGAGTTAATCAATGAAATCTTGCTCGGGGAAAATTTGCTGCCCCTAGGGTCGGAATTTGCGGAGTTATGTCTGGGAAGAAGCGATCGCGTCTGTTTGCGTAATGTTCTCACCCGTCGCGGTCGTCAAGTGACCGAGGAGTATCTGACCAAGTTAATTAACAAAAAAGCGAGTTTATACCGAGAAAGATTAGGAAAATTAGAGAAACTTCCTATTTATGAAGAGATATACTCTTTTTTAAAACGGGTTAAGGCCAGGGATTTACAAATCGGTTTGGTGACGGGAGCAATACGATCGGAAGTGGAATCAATCTTGCAACAGACGGGCCTTGGGGATTACTTTAGTGTCATTGTCACCGGTGATGAGATCAGCACCAGTAAACCTCAACCGGATGGTTATTTACTGGCCGTAGAAAGATTCAATCGTTGGAATTTTAATCTACAGTTGCAACCCTGGGAATGTCTGGTGATTGAAGATACTTTTGCCGGTTGCGAAGCGGCAAAAAGAGCCGGAATGCAGGTGGTGGGAATCGCTCATACCTATCCCTTCCATTTTATGCAGAGAGTGTCCAACTGGGCGATCGATAATTTCTCCCAACTAGACCTCGATCGCGTGGAAGCAACTTTTAGCCAAATCGGGGATACAAGGGAGCGATCGGGATTTTTAGGCAATTTATAACCATCTAGGGGCGATTCACAAGCTGAAAATACCTACTTGTAAAAATTGGCAATTCGTGTTATGCTAACGAAACTGCTAAGAAAATGCGGGTGTAGTTTAGTGGTAAAACCCTAGCCTTCCAAGCTAATGATAGGGGTTCGATTCCCCTCACCCGCTTAGGCTGTTGTGCAGTAAACGTCTAAGGAATTATCGGTAATACTAACGGCGATTCTGACTTAGAGATCGCTATCTTCTAAATATCTCTGCAAATCTTTGGTACGCTGCTCGGTGACATTTGCCAAACAAAAACCGTAAATCATGGGAGCTAGAGAGCCTCCCTCATAGGCGCTTCTTTCAAATTCGCAACTGCGAAAATGTCCTAAATTTGGCTTAGTAGCCACATAAAAAATCGTATCAATTTGTGCTAAGGCTTTTTTGGCTTGAGTTAAATCTGGATTTGCGCCATAAAGATTACCTCCTAAACAGAAAAGGGTGTTGATTTTTCCCCCTTCGGCAGCTTTAATTAATGCCCTGGTATCAATTTAGATCGATTTTATCGATTACCCTCGGTTTCGGGATCGGAAATCGTCTGGAGAACTCGATGTATAATGGCAGTAGAGAGGGTCGAAGGGGGAGAAGCGGCCATGAAAGGTTTTCACTATTCTTTGGAGTATCCGATCCTTAGAACAGGCTCGGCTGGAAGGGATAGTTGTCCAGCGATTCTACCGACGCAGGGATACGGTTCGGCTATTATCCGAAGGGCAAGCGAGAACGATATTCGCCCGCTCTACAAACTCTACAAAATCGTCGCTCGCTCGAACCCTGGCAATTTAACCCAGGAAGAAGGCGAAATTACACTCGACTATGTGTGCGGGGTGTTAAAGGAAGGATTACAGTGCGGGCTGGTTCTAGTTATCGAAGAGGGGGGGGAAATGGTCGGCTGCTTGAAAGCTTTCACTTCACGATTTAAGTGTCTGGCTCACGTCCTCACTAATGCGACGATGATAGTTCATCCCGAATGGCAGGGGAAAGGATACGGCGGTCGATTGATCGATGCTTATCTGAGAGAAATTGAAGCTAATATGCCTCATATCCTCCGATTTGAACTTTTGCCCCATCGGAGTAATACAAGGGCGATCGAGTTTTACAAAAAGCATGGTTTCAGATGGGAAAGTATGGCTTTCCAAAAGATTAGAAAACCGCAAGGAAATTTCGACTCCGAAGTTACACTGGTCTGGTTCAACCCGAATTTTTCCGAGGAGGGGTTGAAAAGATACCATGCTTTTTTAAGTTCTCCTATCCTGTGATGTCTAATCCTTTTTTAAAATCGTCGGTAAAGGGATGATCAAATTCAATTAATAGCCGGAAGATATGTCCCATATAAAAAGGAAAAATAACCGGGCAAGCCGCCGATTATTGACAATATCTCCTGATTGTGATTTTATCAGACTAGGGAGAGATTTATTAAAATGATAATTCCGATGGATAAAAATGAAGACTTTCAACATTTAGAAGAGATGATCGCCAATCTCCAAGTAAAACAGAAACAGATTCTGAAAGGGATGTTAGATTATCCGATTCAAATCGATTCGGCAATGGGGATACTTTCCGATCCATCTCGGCAATTGGCAACAACTCATAATAATATAACCAGAATACATAAAATACTGAAAGAATTGGAAAAACAAGGATTGGTTAGTTTCCACGATCCTCAATATTCTTTGACCGAGTTGGGAAGGGAAATAGTAGGACACCTTAGCAATAAGAGTCCAACCCCAAAATGGGATGCACAGAGAAAGGAAAAACTGCAAAAAACCTACGATTTTTTAGAACTCCATAGACAAGGATTGAGCTATCAGCAAATAGGGGATAAATACGGCATAAGTCGGGAGCGCGTCCGTCAAATTCTTGCCAGTAACCCCGAATTTGAAGCTTATCGGCAAAAACAAAAGTAAAACAATTATCGTTGAACGACTGAAAAGAAGAGCAAGAAACGATTATAATTCTATCGGATAACCTGGATAGTTTAGGTTTTTATAGCATCTCGTGAGTTCATAATAGTGATATTGGGAAGCGGGATAAAAAGATGAAATATTGGCTTTAACTAAATCATCGGTAATTCCATTTTCCCTATTGTTGTATTGAATCTAAACCCTGTCTTGGATAATCTTAACCTGAATTAAACAACTATGTTGAGTTTGCTGTCACCTTTTGGAGATAATCAGGTATTGGCTTATGTCCATATTCCAAAAGTGTTAAGAATTATGTGCGATTGCCCCACCTCTTGACTAAGTTGTTAGAAAAAGTTTTTTTATTGTATGTTAGGATGTGGGCTGTTCATTTTTGGGTCTGATTTGTTCTTGTATTGATCGGACATTGATTGATGAGCCTTTTTCTGTCAACTCTTGAGGTTGATGCGTTTCATTTTTGAAGGCGAACCGATGAAATATTTCTTAACAAAATCACTAATCGCCACGGCGGGAATTACCTTCTTTACTCTCCTTTCTCCTTTCAAGACCCTAGGGGCAACCTTCGATAGTTTTCAGGTATTCGGCGATAGCCTATCGGATCCAGGAAATTTATATCAACTAACGGGCAATCTTTACCCGACTAGCCCCCCCTACGCAAATGGGCGCTTTTCTAACGGTCCGCTCTGGATCGAGTATTTACAGGAGGATTTCGGACTGCCGAATAGCGCGGTGCTGAATCTTGCCTACGGCGGGGCCACCAGCGGTCGTCAGAACGTGGCCGAACTCTTGTTCACGGGGGATTTTCCCGGATTACTCGACGAGATCGACTCGTTCGCCGCGAACCCGTTCCTATCAACTTTCGACGCTCGCGATCTCTTCGTCGTGTGGGCCGGGGCTAACGACTATCTTTTCGGCTTCACTACCGACCCCGATGCCGTAGTCGATAACATTATCGCCGCGGTTGAAACCCTGATCTCGCCTGCGGTCGGTGCGAAAACGGTGATCGTTCCGAATCTACCGGATCTCGGGAAATTACCCAGTCAGGCGGGAATACCGGGGATGACGAATCTAGCCCTAGAGCATAATCAGAAATTAGCCGCCGCACTTCAAGCCCTCCAAAACGCTCCCTCGACTGCGGCCACTCTGATCCCGCTTGATATCTACTCTCTCTTCGAGAACACCTACAACGATCCGTCTCGCTACGGTTTAACCAACGTCACGGACGCTTGTTTGAATATCAATACCGGGCAGAGCTGCTCGAATCCCTCCGAGTATCTTTTCTGGGACGGTTTCCATCCCACGACCGTAACCCATCGAGCGATCGCCGGTCTCGCCTCGACAACTCTCACCAGCGTTCCCGAACCGGACGCGACAGGTGCGATCATTATCGTCGCTTTTGTCGGTTTAGGTGTTAAAGTGGCGCAGGTAACGATGAAGAGAAAACCGAACCGGGCCAGCGATCCCGCCTTTCGGGTAAAAGCGGCTGAAGGGAGGAGTAAATCTTTATTCAGGTAGGTAGAAAAATCGTTATAGTGATGTGGAAAGAATCGCCCGTCACAGCATAGCTTGACGGTGGGAGTATGTCAATGTACGGCTGTAATGCCTGATTTTGTCCTATAGGTCTAATAAAGTTGTTAAGTATTGCCCTTATCGATCGAGATCGGGTTAGCTTGGAGATAGCAGTGAGCATTCAGCTTTAAACACTTAAGAACTGCTAACCGAATCACTGATAAGGGGGTTTTTTCATGGCTTTTAGCCGTTCTAGCGGTATTTTGCTTCATCCCACCAGTCACCCCGGTCGTTACGGGATTGGAGAACTAGGTAGGGAAGCCTATCAATTTATCGATTTTTTGGCTCAAAGTGGTCAAAAACTCTGGCAAATTCTCCCTTTAGGCCCCACAGGGTACGGTAACTCTCCCTACATGAGTTTTAGTGCCATTGCCGGCAATCATCTCCTGATTAGTCTCGATCTTCTTCGGGAGAAAAACCTGCTTAGTGAGGCAGATTTCGAGGATATTCCCGATTTTCCCCTCGATCAAGTGGATTTTGATAAATTGATCGCTTGGAAAATTCCCCTACTTAGAAAGGCGGCGAGCAATTTTGTCAAGGGTTCTGACACAATTCTTTACAAACAGTTTGCCGGCTTTT
This portion of the Microcystis aeruginosa NIES-2549 genome encodes:
- a CDS encoding FKBP-type peptidyl-prolyl cis-trans isomerase — its product is MKSMREILLSFAIIAVCGLFLIVASLFGGGEKTNAIAAEIDPPAITQTINKEIISMDLDQAVTTDSGLKYIDIVEGTGETPQKGQKVTVHYTGTLTDGKKFDSSKDRNQPFTFTIGVGQVIKGWDEGVASMKVGGQRTLIIPPELGYGARGAGGVIPPNATLLFDVELLGVK
- a CDS encoding phasin family protein; translated protein: MDNSDWIKQLLLMGIGTTSMVAEKIKEVSDELVKDGKINSDQAKNFVDDLMTQMKSEQGNFENNLERYIRQILRDLGVPRQSEMDELRGRIDRLERQVRDLENKLWR
- a CDS encoding phosphodiester glycosidase family protein, with amino-acid sequence MQLNYLTLSSICLTVTSLIIIGSPAISLADHRSPITLAARDLSNQQQGKKIILNGRSLPVSWRQWTTANSTRIAMSDTGSRQLFGMDFLSTNDPKKQPINWFNLQTLSANLINSDRWLDVTDILLKMGATTTINGDSLTINFPAPQIQDIQLENYGAVQRIIIQLDRPTFWQVSQAKNEAVITLEGNAQQSLVSRFQPQTISNSNQNNDEDDLGNSNNNLATQITSLENNGVISRLKINLPTAYGLQISSVANPPRIIIDSRPDAMDEKRIVWQPGLIWNQKYIQLDKDWFPVTWLEIDPRNPQITIKPITANSTSMRGTNPLITINSESNAVAMINGGFFNRNNQLPLGAIRVDGKWLSGPILNRGAIAWDNRGKIRIDRLSLEETLITATGQRFPLTQLNSAFLTAGCSRYTRDWGSNYHPLTERETGLVVQGDRVTEKLNNLLPQDSIEVPENGYLVICRKTDINLNIGETVNLDSVTLPRDFANYPQILGAGPLLLQNGRIVLDGNAEKFSPAFQNQQASRSAIAVSREGKILLVAIHNRVGGRGATLGELARILLLMAATDGLNLDGGSSTGITLGGYLLDRSAVTAAKVHNGIGIFLSPSP
- a CDS encoding bifunctional pantoate--beta-alanine ligase/(d)CMP kinase, yielding MQIFTTIPGLRTFLADYRHDHSIALVPTMGALHKGHASLIRRAVTEAEVTVVSIFVNPLQFGPTEDFSRYPRSLDSDRQLCESLGVAAIFAPSAETLGIGNSEEITAVVPPISLTSGLCSAFRPGHFQGVATIVTRLFNIIAPTIAYFGEKDAQQLAIIRQLVRDLNLAIEIRACATVRETSGLAVSSRNQYLSATEREKATIIAQSLQLALESFRLGERQREKLLAIVQKNLDRVPEFRPQYLDLVHPQSLQPIEQIETGGLLAIAGSIGQTRLIDNIILRQRRAVIAIDGPAGAGKSTVTRLVAEKLGLTYLDTGAMYRAVTWLVVNSGLDLSAEAAIAELLSLAKIEIIPADSPENVTIVKINGQDVTLEIRSPAITSQVSRIAAQKAVRQQLVTLQRQMGMSGGIVVEGRDIGTNVFPEAELKIFLTATPEERARRRLKDLEAQGNGGISLAELTQEIEKRDYLDSNRSLAPLRKATDAIEVNTDHLTITEVTEKIIALYHLNSGDLGG
- a CDS encoding HAD family hydrolase, which gives rise to MLKAVLFDFNGVIINDEPIHQELINEILLGENLLPLGSEFAELCLGRSDRVCLRNVLTRRGRQVTEEYLTKLINKKASLYRERLGKLEKLPIYEEIYSFLKRVKARDLQIGLVTGAIRSEVESILQQTGLGDYFSVIVTGDEISTSKPQPDGYLLAVERFNRWNFNLQLQPWECLVIEDTFAGCEAAKRAGMQVVGIAHTYPFHFMQRVSNWAIDNFSQLDLDRVEATFSQIGDTRERSGFLGNL
- a CDS encoding GNAT family N-acetyltransferase produces the protein MAVERVEGGEAAMKGFHYSLEYPILRTGSAGRDSCPAILPTQGYGSAIIRRASENDIRPLYKLYKIVARSNPGNLTQEEGEITLDYVCGVLKEGLQCGLVLVIEEGGEMVGCLKAFTSRFKCLAHVLTNATMIVHPEWQGKGYGGRLIDAYLREIEANMPHILRFELLPHRSNTRAIEFYKKHGFRWESMAFQKIRKPQGNFDSEVTLVWFNPNFSEEGLKRYHAFLSSPIL
- a CDS encoding sigma factor-like helix-turn-helix DNA-binding protein, with the translated sequence MDKNEDFQHLEEMIANLQVKQKQILKGMLDYPIQIDSAMGILSDPSRQLATTHNNITRIHKILKELEKQGLVSFHDPQYSLTELGREIVGHLSNKSPTPKWDAQRKEKLQKTYDFLELHRQGLSYQQIGDKYGISRERVRQILASNPEFEAYRQKQK
- a CDS encoding SGNH/GDSL hydrolase family protein, which translates into the protein MRFIFEGEPMKYFLTKSLIATAGITFFTLLSPFKTLGATFDSFQVFGDSLSDPGNLYQLTGNLYPTSPPYANGRFSNGPLWIEYLQEDFGLPNSAVLNLAYGGATSGRQNVAELLFTGDFPGLLDEIDSFAANPFLSTFDARDLFVVWAGANDYLFGFTTDPDAVVDNIIAAVETLISPAVGAKTVIVPNLPDLGKLPSQAGIPGMTNLALEHNQKLAAALQALQNAPSTAATLIPLDIYSLFENTYNDPSRYGLTNVTDACLNINTGQSCSNPSEYLFWDGFHPTTVTHRAIAGLASTTLTSVPEPDATGAIIIVAFVGLGVKVAQVTMKRKPNRASDPAFRVKAAEGRSKSLFR